In Sphaeramia orbicularis chromosome 7, fSphaOr1.1, whole genome shotgun sequence, one genomic interval encodes:
- the pink1 gene encoding serine/threonine-protein kinase PINK1, mitochondrial, whose protein sequence is MSVRQAIHRGLELGRSVFQLGLLKSGGRVAAKLRADRFRVGPSVRTVQPQAFLPSRYRYYRTSLRGLAAQLQAAGVRRWYGGGSPRNRAVLLAFGLGIGLIEQQLEDDRKSAATCQEIQDVFRKKKFTTPLKPFTSGYNLDDYLIGNQIGKGSNAAVYEAAARFAPPKQNNTNCSIVQLEEDTEEGNSTRSLTCCSLRNFPLAIKMMWNFGAGSSNEDILKSMSHELVPAGPLALKQENEQITLDGHFGVLPKRVSAHPNVIRVYRAFTADVPLLPGAQEEYPDVLPARLNPDGLGNNRTLFLVMKNYPCTLRQYLEVSTPTRRHASLMMLQLLEGVDHLCRQGIAHRDLKSDNVLVEFDSDGCPRLVITDFGCCLAQRDSSLELPFNSIWVNRGGNASLMAPEVATAIPGCGMVIDYCKADAWAVGTISFEIFGQNNPFYRPVGLESRNYQEKQLPPLPSSVPADVQLVIRFLLRRNPNKRPSARVAANMLHLSLWGRRALANQDSAGMKKLADWLLCQSAVVLLKGCSGPKGNTVEAELQRSFLSNLDLEDLRTAVGFLLYGRAHHQACILSA, encoded by the exons ATGTCGGTGAGACAGGCCATTCACCGTGGTCTGGAGCTGGGACGGTCAGTCTTCCAGCTAGGTCTCCTCAAGTCCGGGGGCCGAGTCGCAGCAAAGCTCCGAGCTGACCGTTTCCGTGTAGGCCCGTCGGTCCGCACCGTTCAGCCTCAGGCTTTCCTGCCGTCTCGATACCGGTATTACCGCACCTCTCTGCGGGGCCTGGCTGCTCAGCTTCAGGCCGCTGGGGTCCGGAGGTGGTATGGCGGTGGGTCTCCGCGAAATAGGGCCGTGTTGTTGGCGTTTGGTCTTGGAATTGGACTCATTGAACAACAGCTGGAGGATGACAGGAAGAGTGCAGCGACATGCCAGGAGATCCAG GATGTATTCAGGAAGAAAAAATTCACAACTCCTCTTAAGCCATTCACTTCTGGATACAATTTGGACGATTACCTTATTGGGAACCAGATTGGGAAAGGCTCCAATGCAGCGGTGTATGAAGCTGCGGCAAGGTTTGCCCCTCCGAAACAGAATAACACGAATTGCTCTATAGTGCAGTTGGAAGAAGATACAGAAGAGGGGAACAGTACTCGTTCTCTGACCTGCTGCTCCCTGAGAAATTTCCCTCTGGCTATCAAGATGATGTGGAACTTTGGG GCAGGGTCATCCAATGAGGATATATTGAAATCAATGTCACACGAGCTGGTGCCTGCAGGGCCCCTGGCCTTAAAGCAGGAAAATGAGCAAATTACTCTAGATGG ACATTTTGGAGTCCTGCCCAAAAGAGTGTCAGCACACCCTAATGTGATAAGAGTGTACCGGGCTTTCACAGCAGATGTCCCATTACTACCAGGTGCTCAGGAAGAATATCCTGATGTGTTGCCAGCAAGGCTTAACCCAGATGGTCTGGGAAACAATCGCACTCTTTTTTTGGTCATGAAGAA TTATCCCTGCACACTGCGACAGTACCTGGAAGTGTCCACACCCACCCGCCGACACGCATCTCTGATGATGCTGCAGCTCCTTGAGGGGGTCGACCATCTGTGCAGACAGGGTATTGCTCACAGAGATCTCAAATCGGACAATGTGCTGGTGGAGTTTGactcgg ATGGTTGCCCTCGATTGGTGATTACTGACTTTGGCTGCTGCCTGGCACAGAGAGATTCGAGTCTGGAGCTGCCTTTCAACAGCATCTGGGTAAACAGAGGAGGAAATGCCTCTCTCATGGCACCAGAG GTGGCCACTGCCATCCCAGGGTGCGGTATGGTGATTGACTATTGCAAGGCAGATGCTTGGGCTGTGGGCACCATCTCATTTGAGATATTTGGCCAGAATAACCCGTTCTACCGACCAGTTGGACTCGAGAGCAGGAATTACCAGGAGAAACAGCTTCCTCCTCTGCCTTCTAGTGTTCCAGCTGATGTGCAGTTAGTGATCCGATTTCTCCTAAGAAGGAACCCAAACAAG CGACCCAGTGCTCGTGTCGCTGCTAACATGCTACATCTCAGCCTATGGGGAAGGAGGGCCCTTGCCAATCAGGATAGCGCTGGTATGAAAAAGCTGGCTGATTGGCTGTTGTGTCAGTCTGCTGTGGTCCTTCTCAAGGGCTGTAGTGGACCCAAAGGGAACACCGTGGAGGCGGAACTTCAGAGGAGCTTCTTGTCCAACCTGGACCTGGAGGACCTTCGCACAGCTGTTGGTTTCCTTCTCTACGGACGAGCTCATCATCAGGCCTGCATACTGTCTGCATAG
- the LOC115421931 gene encoding trypsin, which translates to MSLLRRSIGLFLLAFAVSETYAKRIIGGQVVIPNSIKHQASLQFKWSGRHFCGGTLVHPEWVLSAAHCWIPTSRMRVVLGEHNLVQSEGFEQVFNVSKIYRHNYNWKTFNNDAMMIKLSRPAVVNAQVQPVSLPDSNTLPLRQNDICTVSGWGVTSPYSNRLSDELRAVDVLFYQYCQYYYWGKITHNMICAGFPFGGKDSCQGDSGGPLVCRGKLEGIVSWGISCANPYFPGVYTKVRNYVQWINWVISKG; encoded by the exons ATGTCTCTGCTTAGAAGATCGATTGGACTGTTTCTGTTGGCTTTTGCTGTATCAG AGACATATGCAAAAAGGATCATTGGGGGACAAGTGGTCATACCAAACTCTATTAAACATCAAGCATCCCTGCAGTTCAAATGGAGTGGAAGACACTTTTGTGGAGGAACCCTGGTCCACCCTGAATGGGTTTTGTCCGCTGCCCACTGCTGGATACC GACTAGCAGGATGAGGGTGGTTTTAGGTGAGCACAACTTGGTACAAAGCGAAGGATTTGAACAAGTCTTCAATGTTTCAAAGATATACAGACACAACTATAACTGGAAGACATTCAACAATGATGCTATGATGATCAAG CTGAGCCGGCCAGCAGTGGTGAATGCCCAAGTACAGCCAGTTTCACTGCCAGACTCTAACACTTTGCCACTTAGACAAAACGATATCTGCACAGTGAGCGGCTGGGGTGTGACATCTCCCTACAGCAATCGGCTCTCTGATGAACTACGTGCTGTGGATGTTTTGTTCTACCAGTATTGCCAGTATTACTACTGGGGCAAGATCACTCACAATATGATATGTGCTGGATTTCCATTTGGTGGAAAAGATTCATGCCAG GGTGACTCAGGTGGTCCACTTGTCTGCAGAGGTAAACTGGAGGGAATTGTCTCCTGGGGAATCAGCTGTGCAAACCCATACTTCCCTGGGGTTTACACCAAAGTGAGAAATTATGTTCAATGGATTAATTGGGTTATTTCAAAAGGTTAA
- the LOC115421930 gene encoding tubulin alpha-1B chain, protein MRECISIHVGQAGVQIGNACWELYCLEHGIQPDGQMPSDKAIGGGDDSFNTFFSETGAGKHVPRAVFVDLEPTVIDEVRTGTYRQLFHPEQLITGKEDAANNYARGHYTIGKEIIDLVLDRIRKLADQCTGLQGFLVFHSFGGGTGSGFTSLLMERLSVDYGKKSKLEFSIYPAPQVSTAVVEPYNSILTTHTTLEHSDCAFMVDNEAIYDICRRNLDIERPTYTNLNRLISQIVSSITASLRFDGALNVDLTEFQTNLVPYPRIHFPLATYAPVISAEKAYHEQLSVAEITNACFEPANQMVKCDPRHGKYMACCLLYRGDVVPKDVNAAIATIKTKRSIQFVDWCPTGFKVGINYQPPTVVPGGDLAKVQRAVCMLSNTTAIAEAWARLDHKFDLMYAKRAFVHWYVGEGMEEGEFSEAREDMAALEKDYEEVGVDSIEGEGEEEGEEY, encoded by the exons ATG CGTGAGTGTATCTCCATCCACGTCGGTCAGGCGGGCGTCCAAATTGGCAATGCCTGCTGGGAGCTGTACTGCTTGGAACATGGGATCCAGCCAGATGGTCAGATGCCCAGTGATAAAGCCATCGGAGGAGGAGATGATTCCTTCAACACCTTCTTCAGTGAGACTGGAGCTGGAAAACATGTgcccagagctgtttttgtggatctggagCCCACTGTCATTG ATGAGGTGCGCACTGGGACCTACCGCCAGCTGTTCCACCCTGAGCAGCTGATCACTGGTAAGGAGGATGCTGCCAACAACTACGCCCGTGGACACTACACCATCGGCAAAGAGATCATTGACCTGGTGTTGGACAGGATCCGCAAACTG GCTGACCAGTGCACTGGTCTTCAGGGTTTCCTGGTTTTCCACAGCTTCGGAGGTGGCACCGGCTCTGGTTTCACCTCTCTGCTGATGGAGCGTCTGTCTGTCGACTACGGCAAGAAGTCCAAGCTGGAGTTCTCCATCTACCCAGCCCCCCAGGTGTCCACTGCTGTGGTGGAGCCCTACAACTCCATCCTGACCACCCACACCACCCTAGAGCACTCTGACTGTGCCTTCATGGTTGATAATGAGGCCATCTATGACATCTGTCGTAGGAACCTCGACATCGAGCGCCCCACTTACACCAACCTGAACAGGCTGATCAGTCAGATTGTGTCCTCCATCACTGCTTCCCTTCGTTTTGATGGTGCCCTTAATGTTGATCTGACAGAGTTCCAGACCAACTTGGTGCCATATCCCCGTATCCACTTCCCTCTGGCCACCTATGCCCCCGTCATCTCAGCTGAGAAGGCCTATCATGAGCAGCTCTCAGTGGCTGAGATCACCAACGCTTGCTTTGAGCCAGCCAATCAGATGGTCAAATGCGACCCTCGCCACGGTAAATACATGGCCTGCTGCCTCTTGTATCGTGGTGATGTGGTTCCCAAAGATGTCAATGCAGCTATTGCCACTATTAAGACCAAGCGGTCCATCCAGTTTGTGGACTGGTGCCCCACTGGTTTCAAGGTTGGTATCAACTACCAGCCCCCCACTGTAGTTCCTGgtggagacctggccaaggtccAGAGGGCTGTGTGCATGCTGAGCAACACCACTGCTATTGCAGAGGCCTGGGCTCGGCTTGACCACAAGTTTGACCTGATGTACGCTAAGCGTGCCTTTGTCCACTGGTACGTAGGTGAGGGTATGGAGGAGGGAGAGTTCTCTGAGGCCAGAGAGGACATGGCAGCTCTGGAGAAGGATTATGAGGAGGTCGGAGTTGACTCCATTGAGggtgaaggagaggaggaaggagaggaataTTAA